Genomic window (Methanoculleus thermophilus):
TGCCGAGTTCCTCGAACCGCTCGCGGCGGGTGAGCGGATACTCGACCGCTTCGCGGATATCCTGCTTTGCCTCTTCAAGTCCGCCCACATCTTCCCACGATATGTGCGGGACCTCAAGGAGGATCTCACGCATGGCGCTCGGGCCTACGTCACGGAGGGCGTCGCGGAAGTCTTTCCCCTGCACCTCCATCTTCTCGAGGATCTCCGGCGGGATCTCCTCGGCCTCCATATCGATCTCGGGGAGGTAACGCCGCAACGCCTTGATCGCTACCTCACGGGCGAGGGCGGCAAGGTCCGCACCGACGAACCCGTGGGTCTGCTGGGCGATTGAAGAGATCACCACGTCGTCCGCAAGCGGCATACCGCGAGTGTGGATCTGGAGCACCTGAACCCGGTCGTCCTCCGAGGGGACCCCGATCTCGATCTCGCGGTCGAACCGTCCGGGACGCCGGAGGGCCGGGTCGATGGCGTCAAGCCGGTTGGTGGCGCCGATCACCACGACCTGTCCCCGTTCCTCAAGCCCGTCCATCATCGTCAGGAGCTGGGCCACGACACGCCGTTCGACCTCTCCGGTCACCTCTTCACGTCGGGGTGCGATCGAGTCGAGCTCGTCGATGAAGATGATGGCAGGAGCATGCTGCCGGGCGTCCTCAAAGACCTCGCGGAGCCGCTGCTCGCTCTCGCCGTAGTACTTCGAGATGACCTCGGGCCCCGCAATCGAGATGAAGTGGGCACCGCTCTCGCTTGCGACCGCTTTTGCGATGAGGGTCTTTCCCGTTCCGGGCGGTCCGTAGAGGAGAACACCCTTCGGGGGCTCGATGCCGAGCTTACGGAAGATCTCGGGATGCCGCATGGGCAGTTCGATCGTCTCACGGACGCGCTGCAACTCGTCCTTTAAGCCGCCGATATCCTCGTAGCTGATCCGTTTCACGCCCTCAAACCCGGCAGCAGGTTTGTCGGAGAACTCGATCTTCGTGTTCTTGGTGATGATCACGGCGTTCTCCGGCTCGACCACCACGGCCTTGAATGCAACCAGCTGGGGCTGCATGAACGGGAGCCCGGCCTGGATCGGCACGGAGTCGTTCTTGACGATCGGGAAGTCGATCAGCTTGTTGACGACGCTGCTGTAGTTGATGGGAAGCTGCTTTGGGAGGTCCTCAGGAGGTGCAAGCACGACCCGTTTCGCCTCGACCTCTTCGTCCAGCGTTTTTACCTTTACGCGGTCTCCGATGCTAGCACCGGTGTTGAGCCGTGTAAAATTATCGATGCGGACCTTACCCTGGTGCCAGTCGTTCACCATGGCACGCCAGACTTTGGCCACAGTGCGACGCTTACCCTCAATAGCGACGAGGTCTCCGGGGCTGAGCCGGAGCTGCAGCATGGTGTCTGGGTCAAGACGTGCCTTGCCCGCCCCCTGATCCTCCGGATACGCGCTATCCACCTTCAAGTATATCTCGGGCATTACCTCTAGTTCTTATATTTCGGGGATTTATAAGTACTGGAGGCGCATGAAAGTACTTCTCTTCGACCCGTTCAACGGAGCCGCGGGCGACATGATCATCGGTTCTCTCCTCGATCTGGGGGCGGACGAGGGGTTTGTTCGGGCGGCGATGCGCTCCGTCGTCGGAGAGCCGACAATCGAGCGGGTGGACCGCTCCGGTATCCAGGCCATCCAGGTGAGGACGAACGCACCGGTGCAGCATCGATCGCTTGACGAGGTGCTCGATATCGTGGCAGGAAGCGACGCCCCTGCGGCCGCACGCGAGATGGCCCGCCGGGTCTTCCTCCGGATACACCGGGCCGAGGAGAGCATCCACGGAGAGGGCGCGCACTTTCATGAGGTGGGTGCGGACGACGCGATCGCCGATGTTCTCGGGGCCTGCACCGCACTCCACTCCCTCGGCGTCGAGAAGGTCGCCGTTCACCCGGTGGCCCTCGGCCGGGGTTTTGCGGTAGGTGCACACGGGACCTTCCCCATTCCGGCCCCTGCAACCGTGGCCATCCTCGCGGAGTCCAATCTCGCGACCGTTCCGGGGAACGAGGAGCGTGAACTCTGCACC
Coding sequences:
- a CDS encoding CDC48 family AAA ATPase gives rise to the protein MPEIYLKVDSAYPEDQGAGKARLDPDTMLQLRLSPGDLVAIEGKRRTVAKVWRAMVNDWHQGKVRIDNFTRLNTGASIGDRVKVKTLDEEVEAKRVVLAPPEDLPKQLPINYSSVVNKLIDFPIVKNDSVPIQAGLPFMQPQLVAFKAVVVEPENAVIITKNTKIEFSDKPAAGFEGVKRISYEDIGGLKDELQRVRETIELPMRHPEIFRKLGIEPPKGVLLYGPPGTGKTLIAKAVASESGAHFISIAGPEVISKYYGESEQRLREVFEDARQHAPAIIFIDELDSIAPRREEVTGEVERRVVAQLLTMMDGLEERGQVVVIGATNRLDAIDPALRRPGRFDREIEIGVPSEDDRVQVLQIHTRGMPLADDVVISSIAQQTHGFVGADLAALAREVAIKALRRYLPEIDMEAEEIPPEILEKMEVQGKDFRDALRDVGPSAMREILLEVPHISWEDVGGLEEAKQDIREAVEYPLTRRERFEELGIEPPKGVLLYGPPGTGKTLIAKAVASESGANFVPVKGPELLSKWVGESERAVREVFKKARQVAPSIIFFDELDALATARGAGTESHVIESVLNQILTEIDGLEELRGVVVMGATNRPDMVDPALLRPGRFDRLVYIGEPSRDDREKILGIHTRYMPIEGSVIEDLVAMTEGLSENEIEDLILAVGTNRQASLEDFRTQRAAIAASEGEEGLSRHVRRKKIVDLLAEQKITIDDPARTQLLRKVAADAEGFVGSDLEALGREAAMLAMREGAPLVNQAHFERARERVHATMNDRLRQYYQKIQQHFKGGLPKETQPLEYQ